CGGGGCGGCTGCCACTTCCTGTGGGGATTTCTGATTATCGGCTGGCGTCATCGGAGTATTATTATATTGATAAAACAATGCTGATCCGGGATTTTATCGATGAACGGCCGATGGTGTCTCTGTTTACCAGACCACGCCGGTTTGGCAAGACATTGAATATGGATATGCTCCGCACCTATTTTGAAAAAACGCAGGAGGATACGTCTGTTTATTTCAGAGACAAGAAAATCTGGGCCTGCGGTAAATATTATCAGGAGTATCAGGGAAAATATCCGGTGATCTTTCTGACATTCAAAGATGTGAAATTCACTACCTGGGAAGAAACCTTTCAGGCGATCCGGGAACTGATTGCCAGGGAAGCTTATCGGCACAAAGAAATTCAGGACAGCGAAACGTGTGATGACCTAGATCGGCGGGCATTTGCCCGTCTGCTGTCGGGAGAGGCGACGGAAACAGAGCTATCCAGTGCACTGGCAGATCTGTCTGCGGCATTGCATAAGCATTATGGAATTGCGCCGATCATTATCATTGATGAGTACGATATCCCGATCCAGCAGGGATATATGCAGGGCTTTTATGATCCGGTTGTTTTGTTTATGCGGAATCTGTTTTCCGGCGGACTGAAAGATAACCGACATCTTTCCTATGGATTCCTGACCGGCATTCTGCGCGTGGCCAAAGAGAGTATTTTCAGCGGTCTGAACAATCTGGCGATTCATTCTGTACTGGATCAGAAGTACAGCGAATATTTCGGATTTACCGCGGAGGAAGTCAGACAGATGGCGGGCTATTATGGGGTGCCGGAAAAGTATGATGAGATTTGTGCATGGTATGATGGCTATCAGTTTGGAAAGACAGAGATTTTTAATCCCTGGTCGGTGATCAGCTATTTCAGCAGCGGATGTGAACCAAGAGCTTTCTGGCAGTCCACGGGGAGCAATGATATTATCGGGGAAATCATCGGCAGGGCAGATCAGGAGGTGTATGATAAACTGACCTCACTGGTGAATGGACAGTCTTTTGTCACTTACATTGATACCGGTGTGATTTATCCGCAGATCAAAAAGAATCCGTCTACGATTTACAGCTTTCTGCTGGTGGCAGGATATCTGAAAGCGATAAGAACGGATCTGGCGTTCAGCGGGGATTTTATGTGTGAGGTGGCACTTCCGAATAAAGAGATTGCCTTTGTGTACAGGAAGGAAATTCTTTCCAGGCTGGAGCCTGCTATTTCCCAGGCAACTGCCATTGCCATACAGGAGGCGCTGTATGCGGGGGACGCAGAGCGGTTGAAAGCCACGATGCAGAAATTGCTTCTGCAGATCGTCAGCTTTTATGATACGGTCGGAGAAAAATTTTTATCATGGATTTTTACTGGGGCTTTGTGTTTTGCTGCATGGTTCCTATGTGACTTCCAACAGAGAATCCGGGGAAGGGCGGTACGATATTCAGCTGCTGCCGGAAAATGATCGCCTGCCTGGAATTTTGATCGAATTAAAGGCGGAGAAGGACTGTACAGGAGATGATTTGAAAAAATTATCCGAACTGGCCCTTTGGCAGATCAGGGACCGCAAATATGATACGGAGCTGACTGCCAGAGGGGTACGGACGATTTATGCCTATGGCGTTGCCTTCAGCGGCAAACAGGTAGAAGTTGCAGTGGAAGAGATAAAAAAATAAGGACAATTTATTCATCCGCAAGCAGCAGGGAAAACATGTTCTGCACGGCTTTTTCATAATCCGGGAAGTGATTGGCTTTCCGGATTTTTTTCAGCGCTTTTTCGGGATGGGCGAAGGAGCAGCACAGGTAGGTCCACAGATCCTTCATCTTGTACAGGACCGGCATTTCCCCGGACATGCGCTGCTGATAACCGGCATAGACGGCATCGTGGAAAGTGCGCAGGGTGTCGGGAGAGGCAGTGGCGCAGCCAGTCTCCATCTGTTCCAGCAGATAGGGTCTGCGCAGGATCTCCCGGCCGATCATGACAGAGGGGAGGTCTGGAAAGTTGTTTTGCAGTGCCTGCACATCTGCGGGGGTATGAATCTCGCCGTTGTAGCACAGTGGGACATGCAGGGCCTTACAGGCTGCGGCAAAGGCATCCCGGTGGGGTATTCCGGTGTACTGCTCCCGGGAGAGCCGGGGATGGATGATGAGCTCGTCCAGGGGATATCCGGAAAAGATATCCAGCAGCCGGGGCCACTCGTCGGTATCCTCCACGCCGATGCGGGTTTTGATGGAGATGCGCATCGGGCAGCGACTGAAAATCTCGTCCAGAAAAGCATCCAGCTCGTCAGGTACGCCAAGGAAACCGGCGCCCCGTTTCCGGGCGGTGACGGTTCCCGAGGGGCAACCCAGATTCAGGTTCACCGTGTCGTAGCCGTAGTCGGCAAGCTGGGCGGCAATGGACAGAAAGTCCTCCGCGCGGTTGGTGAGGATCTGGGGGATGAGGCAGAGACTCTCGTTGTGTTCCGGCAGGATCTCGTCAATCTCCCGGCGGCTCAGCCGGGGATTGGCAAGAAAGGGTGTGAAGTATTTGTCCGCGCCCCGATAGCAGCTTCTCCAGGCGTTTCGAAAAATATAGGTGGAAAGCCCCTCCATGGGGGCAAAGTAGTATTTCATGGGGATTCTCCTTTGGTTCTGAAAAGTCTGCTTTATTATACAGAAAATTCCATGAGAAAACAATGCACGTTTTTTTATTGTCGCCGGGGCTGGCCTGCATGGGGATTACTGCAGTTTCTGACAGTATTTTTCCAGCAGGCTGATCATCGTGTAGAGCCCCATGGCGATGATGCACAGGATGACGATGGACAGGATGACCCAGTCCAGCTTGAACACCTGGCTGCCGTAAATGATGAGGTATCCCAGCCCCTGTCTGGCACCGATGAATTCCCCGATGATGACGCCCACCAGCGCCAGACCGATGTTGATCTTGGAGGTAGAGAAGAAGACGGGGACGTTGGCGGGGAGGATGACGCAGCGTAGAATGTCCAGTCTGCCGCCGCCCAGGGTGCGGATCAGTTTCTGCATGTCAGGATCCACCTCCCGGAAACCGGTGTACAGACTGATGATGGTGCCGAAGATGGCCACGGAGATGCCTGCGGTGATGATTGTTCGCATGTTGGCGCCCAGCCAGACGATGAGCAGCGGAGCCAGGGCGGATTTGGGCAGGCTGTTGAGCACCACCAGGTAGGGTTCCATGATCTCGGAAAACTGCCGGGACAGCCACAGAAGGACTGCGGCCAGGGTGCCGATGACCAGCACCAGCAGAAAGCTGATGAGCGTCTCCGCCAGGGTGATGCCGGTGTGCAAAAAAAGGCTGCCATCCCGGCACATGGACAGGCAGGTGCGGGTCAGACGGCTGGGACAGCTGAAAATAAAGGCATCGATGCGGCCGCTGTCGGCAGCGATCTCCCACAGGCACAGGAATACTACCAGAAGGGTGATGCGGGAGGCCGAGATCATCCGGCGGTGTTTTTGCTGTTTTTGAAGATAAGCGGTCTGGGCAGGGGAGAGGTTAGTCATAAGCGTTCAGCTCCTTCCAGATTTCGTTGAAATATTCTTTGAATTCCGGGGCACTGCGGCATTGGAAGGGCGTGCGGTTCTCCATCGCAAAATGGACGGGCACCACCGCGCGGATGCGTGCAGGCCGTTTGCCAAGGACGATGACCCGGTCGGCACAACTGATGGCCTCGGACAGATCATGGGTGACGAGAATGGCCGTTTTCTGCTCCCGGCGGATAATGGTGGCAATGTCGTCACAGACGGTAAGCCTTGTCTGGTAATCCAGGGCGGAGAACGGTTCGTCCAGCAGTAGAAGCTCCGGTTCCAGCACCAGGGTGCGGATGAGGGCCGCCCGCTGGCGCATGCCGCCGGACAGTTCGCTGGGACGGGCATTGCGGAAGGGGGCCAGTCCATACTGTTCCAGCATGGCTTCTGCCCGGGCCAGAGTTTCTTCTGTACATTTTCTGCGGATTTCCAGTCCCAGGATGACATTGCGGTAAATGGAACGCCACTCGAACAGGTGATCCTTCTGGAGCATGTAGCCGATGCGCTCCCGCTCCCGGAGGACCGGGTTGCCTTTCAGCGTGATTTCCCCGGCTTCCGGGGCAAGAAGGCCGCAGATCAGGTTCAGTAGGGTGGATTTGCCGCAGCCGGAGGGGCCAACAATGGCGACAAATTCCCCCTCTTTTACGGAAAATGATATATCAGACAGTGCCGGGGTCTCTCCCTCGGGACTGTGGTAAGAATAACGGACGTCTGTAAGATTCAGGAAAGCATCCATAGACGGTATCCTTTCCGCTGGTTTCTATTTATAGTATGAAAAAACAGGGAAATCGTGTGTTTGTGATCCCAAGCAGGGCGGCCGGAAGGATTTTTTCTTGCAGAGCCCCTTTTCCTGACGTATAATAAAAAGCACTGAAGCGCCTTTGCGGGAGGAGGGATGTTATGACGAAGCGAAATTATCAGAAGGAGCTGGATGCGGTCATCGAACAGGTGACGAAGGAGGGGCGGGTGCCAAGCCTTTTGCTGCACAGCTGCTGCGGCCCGTGCAGTTCCTATGTGCTGGAATATCTGTCCCGGTATTTTGCCATCACGGTGTTTTATTACAATCCGAACATCTATCCCCCCGAGGAATACGAGCATCGGGTGAAGGAGCAGCAGCGGTTTATCGCGGAATGCACCTTCGACCACCCGGTACAGTTTGTGGCCGGGGCTTACGAGCCGGAACTCTTTTACGATGCGGTGCGCACGCTGGAGGACTGCCCGGAGGGCGGGGAGCGCTG
Above is a window of Oscillospiraceae bacterium NTUH-002-81 DNA encoding:
- a CDS encoding AAA family ATPase; translated protein: MEMIRVRDAAQRWNLTERSVTNFCKAGKISGARKQGRSWLIPADAVRPEDNRIKTGAYQKNMRPGRLPLPVGISDYRLASSEYYYIDKTMLIRDFIDERPMVSLFTRPRRFGKTLNMDMLRTYFEKTQEDTSVYFRDKKIWACGKYYQEYQGKYPVIFLTFKDVKFTTWEETFQAIRELIAREAYRHKEIQDSETCDDLDRRAFARLLSGEATETELSSALADLSAALHKHYGIAPIIIIDEYDIPIQQGYMQGFYDPVVLFMRNLFSGGLKDNRHLSYGFLTGILRVAKESIFSGLNNLAIHSVLDQKYSEYFGFTAEEVRQMAGYYGVPEKYDEICAWYDGYQFGKTEIFNPWSVISYFSSGCEPRAFWQSTGSNDIIGEIIGRADQEVYDKLTSLVNGQSFVTYIDTGVIYPQIKKNPSTIYSFLLVAGYLKAIRTDLAFSGDFMCEVALPNKEIAFVYRKEILSRLEPAISQATAIAIQEALYAGDAERLKATMQKLLLQIVSFYDTVGEKFLSWIFTGALCFAAWFLCDFQQRIRGRAVRYSAAAGK
- a CDS encoding PD-(D/E)XK nuclease domain-containing protein → MTSNRESGEGRYDIQLLPENDRLPGILIELKAEKDCTGDDLKKLSELALWQIRDRKYDTELTARGVRTIYAYGVAFSGKQVEVAVEEIKK
- a CDS encoding tRNA-dihydrouridine synthase is translated as MKYYFAPMEGLSTYIFRNAWRSCYRGADKYFTPFLANPRLSRREIDEILPEHNESLCLIPQILTNRAEDFLSIAAQLADYGYDTVNLNLGCPSGTVTARKRGAGFLGVPDELDAFLDEIFSRCPMRISIKTRIGVEDTDEWPRLLDIFSGYPLDELIIHPRLSREQYTGIPHRDAFAAACKALHVPLCYNGEIHTPADVQALQNNFPDLPSVMIGREILRRPYLLEQMETGCATASPDTLRTFHDAVYAGYQQRMSGEMPVLYKMKDLWTYLCCSFAHPEKALKKIRKANHFPDYEKAVQNMFSLLLADE
- a CDS encoding ABC transporter permease encodes the protein MTNLSPAQTAYLQKQQKHRRMISASRITLLVVFLCLWEIAADSGRIDAFIFSCPSRLTRTCLSMCRDGSLFLHTGITLAETLISFLLVLVIGTLAAVLLWLSRQFSEIMEPYLVVLNSLPKSALAPLLIVWLGANMRTIITAGISVAIFGTIISLYTGFREVDPDMQKLIRTLGGGRLDILRCVILPANVPVFFSTSKINIGLALVGVIIGEFIGARQGLGYLIIYGSQVFKLDWVILSIVILCIIAMGLYTMISLLEKYCQKLQ
- a CDS encoding ABC transporter ATP-binding protein, producing the protein MDAFLNLTDVRYSYHSPEGETPALSDISFSVKEGEFVAIVGPSGCGKSTLLNLICGLLAPEAGEITLKGNPVLRERERIGYMLQKDHLFEWRSIYRNVILGLEIRRKCTEETLARAEAMLEQYGLAPFRNARPSELSGGMRQRAALIRTLVLEPELLLLDEPFSALDYQTRLTVCDDIATIIRREQKTAILVTHDLSEAISCADRVIVLGKRPARIRAVVPVHFAMENRTPFQCRSAPEFKEYFNEIWKELNAYD
- a CDS encoding epoxyqueuosine reductase QueH; translation: MTKRNYQKELDAVIEQVTKEGRVPSLLLHSCCGPCSSYVLEYLSRYFAITVFYYNPNIYPPEEYEHRVKEQQRFIAECTFDHPVQFVAGAYEPELFYDAVRTLEDCPEGGERCFVCYRLRLAEAAKLADELGCDYFTTTLSISPHKNAAKLNEIGEELAGITKARHLPSDFKKRGGYKRSVELSAEHGMYRQDYCGCVFSKRERERQQQEKAQERNES